A window from Chitinophaga filiformis encodes these proteins:
- a CDS encoding winged helix-turn-helix transcriptional regulator, with the protein MTKIKETSTNFANKQALADECAEVYAANIIGGQWSLAICSWLINGKLRFGELKRRLPNITERMLTLQLRKLEEYKIVRRTVFAGVPPRVEYELTEIGYELKDVIKQLEKWGEKHKNLM; encoded by the coding sequence ATGACAAAGATAAAGGAAACATCCACCAACTTTGCCAATAAACAGGCCTTAGCAGATGAATGCGCTGAAGTGTATGCCGCTAACATTATAGGCGGACAATGGTCATTGGCTATCTGTTCCTGGTTAATAAACGGGAAGCTCAGATTTGGAGAATTGAAAAGACGATTGCCCAACATTACCGAGCGTATGCTAACCTTGCAGTTGCGAAAATTAGAGGAATATAAGATTGTCAGGCGGACAGTTTTTGCAGGAGTTCCACCAAGGGTTGAATATGAACTGACGGAAATTGGGTATGAGCTGAAGGATGTTATTAAACAACTGGAAAAATGGGGGGAGAAACATAAGAATTTGATGTAA
- a CDS encoding DUF805 domain-containing protein, whose translation MFKHPFSFEGRIGRSEYAITYVAYIVFAVIAQILAESSPFFVILYIPTLWLLFAQGSKRCHDLGKGGGWQIIPFYVFWLLFQPGDEGANEYGFPNSHPKDNPVNSIEKEIESIGQSDV comes from the coding sequence ATGTTTAAACATCCCTTTTCCTTTGAAGGCAGAATTGGAAGATCAGAGTATGCCATTACTTATGTTGCCTATATTGTATTTGCCGTGATTGCTCAAATACTTGCCGAATCTTCTCCATTCTTTGTAATTCTTTATATTCCAACGCTTTGGTTGCTCTTCGCGCAGGGTTCGAAGCGTTGTCATGATCTTGGCAAAGGTGGTGGCTGGCAGATCATCCCGTTTTATGTTTTTTGGTTGCTATTTCAACCGGGAGACGAGGGAGCAAATGAATATGGATTCCCAAATTCTCATCCGAAGGATAATCCAGTTAATTCGATAGAAAAAGAGATAGAATCGATTGGACAAAGTGATGTATAA
- a CDS encoding DUF1016 N-terminal domain-containing protein, whose translation MPLILSGRYEQKGNEKAEYGSQLFDRLSKDLTAAYGKGSGRYNLFYMRKLYLFFQKSGTLSTN comes from the coding sequence ATGCCTTTAATTCTTTCCGGGCGTTATGAGCAAAAGGGGAACGAAAAGGCTGAGTATGGCAGTCAGCTGTTTGATCGTTTGTCGAAAGACTTGACAGCAGCATATGGAAAAGGCTCCGGAAGGTATAACTTATTTTATATGAGGAAGTTATATCTTTTTTTTCAAAAAAGTGGGACACTGTCCACAAATTGA
- a CDS encoding DUF4365 domain-containing protein yields MRALDIVDVLRMHKPLYFDMEKKLTNQQLSDRNRKIQDKSALLLRQTISDLIFDDPDLGIRIRSEEDQNDKGVDFEIELEGGGRSFLLFKIQNKGILKLNPLKKEKTKALFSYQIDIKNLRHYRYDIPVALVFTVCDITNKKVYWHSVQLDDELDERMLAAEQSSKRSIQLYIKLSKTEVIGPPVTEHTGPVKTVILGQKEEHVSA; encoded by the coding sequence TTGAGAGCATTGGATATTGTTGATGTTCTAAGAATGCATAAGCCCCTCTACTTTGATATGGAAAAAAAACTCACTAACCAACAACTCTCTGATCGAAATAGGAAAATTCAAGACAAATCAGCTCTTCTGCTGCGTCAAACCATTAGTGACCTCATCTTCGATGACCCGGATTTGGGAATCCGCATAAGAAGTGAAGAAGATCAAAATGACAAGGGGGTCGATTTTGAGATAGAACTTGAGGGAGGTGGAAGGTCGTTTCTATTGTTTAAAATTCAAAACAAAGGTATTCTAAAATTAAATCCGTTAAAAAAGGAAAAGACAAAAGCGTTATTTAGTTATCAAATTGATATTAAGAATTTGAGACACTATAGATATGACATACCAGTGGCATTAGTTTTCACTGTTTGTGACATAACTAATAAAAAGGTGTATTGGCATTCCGTTCAGTTAGATGATGAATTAGATGAGAGAATGCTAGCTGCCGAACAATCTAGCAAACGCAGCATCCAGCTATATATAAAGCTGTCTAAAACGGAGGTCATTGGGCCACCCGTAACGGAGCATACCGGGCCAGTCAAAACGGTGATATTGGGCCAAAAAGAAGAACACGTATCCGCCTAA
- a CDS encoding nucleotidyl transferase AbiEii/AbiGii toxin family protein: protein MLGDQFEQALTQELVDTIVELQSLPGLATFALAGGTSLALRFNHRRSVDIDLFSNQVVGKVGLETIISELKEIYEKDLVHFEIIDPEAGDQFYFLRAFIRKSKELIIKVEIIQNIAVLDTFEYYKGIRTLSLRDIGLLKLVSASNRKAKKDIYDLDFITEQIELPDLMMMLEEKQNRYKEAASKSLFDLDREHTPVDNINLLLAFDDVDYTALPRRPNHSHDLIDILPSGKNWRLARSSWRRKVINLMRLRGMEPPSVKPVN from the coding sequence ATGTTAGGTGATCAATTTGAACAAGCTCTTACACAAGAGCTTGTAGATACCATTGTTGAACTTCAATCTCTACCGGGTCTTGCCACATTTGCCTTGGCAGGAGGTACAAGCCTGGCACTTCGATTTAATCATCGTAGATCGGTTGATATCGACTTATTTTCAAATCAGGTAGTAGGTAAAGTAGGATTAGAAACTATTATCTCAGAACTTAAAGAAATTTATGAGAAGGATCTGGTGCATTTTGAGATTATCGATCCGGAGGCAGGAGACCAATTTTATTTTCTCAGGGCATTTATTCGAAAATCAAAAGAGTTAATAATTAAAGTTGAAATAATTCAAAATATCGCCGTCCTGGATACTTTTGAATACTATAAAGGAATTCGAACGCTGTCGCTTAGAGATATCGGACTTTTGAAGCTGGTAAGTGCAAGCAATAGAAAAGCAAAGAAAGATATCTATGATCTGGACTTTATTACAGAGCAAATTGAATTGCCTGATCTTATGATGATGTTAGAAGAAAAACAAAATAGATATAAGGAAGCGGCTTCTAAATCATTATTTGATTTGGATAGAGAACATACCCCTGTTGATAATATTAACTTGTTGCTCGCCTTTGATGATGTGGATTATACTGCATTACCTCGCAGACCTAATCACTCACATGATTTGATCGATATTTTACCTTCAGGTAAAAATTGGAGATTAGCACGGAGTAGCTGGCGCAGAAAGGTGATAAATTTAATGCGTTTGCGCGGCATGGAACCACCATCTGTAAAGCCGGTTAACTAG
- a CDS encoding DUF6922 domain-containing protein, whose amino-acid sequence MNKSIKISSVFPKHLFWDVKMEQLDAETDQGLIIPRALFMTDELSFVQDIEKLELIYSSDEIIDTLKTTKERISNKVCEMVAHRYHIPVFRRYSN is encoded by the coding sequence GTGAATAAGTCTATTAAAATATCATCTGTTTTTCCCAAACACTTATTTTGGGATGTAAAGATGGAGCAATTAGATGCTGAAACAGATCAGGGTTTAATTATTCCAAGAGCTCTTTTCATGACAGATGAACTATCCTTTGTTCAGGATATCGAAAAATTAGAGTTGATTTATTCAAGCGATGAGATTATTGACACGCTCAAAACAACCAAAGAACGGATTAGTAATAAGGTTTGTGAAATGGTTGCCCATAGGTACCATATACCCGTATTCCGCAGATATTCCAATTAA
- a CDS encoding alpha/beta fold hydrolase, with protein MTQSTTLPVTKGIDINQVQYKTLTIEGQEIFYREAGSPDKPTLLLLHGYPTSSLMFRNLMIALGEKYHLVAPDYPGFGNSSMPLVDEFEYTFDHMADIVDQFIVAKGLEKYSIYLMDYGAPVGYRIAARHPEKVQALLVQNGNAYEEGLSPFWEPIKAFWADPENEEKRKVVASMLSLEGTKWQYLTGVRDTSRISPDTWVHDQSKLDRPGNADIQMAMFYSYRTNLGRYPEWHNYFRTYQPPTLITWGGNDEIFPASGAKAYLKDLPNAELHILDTGHFALEEDGTKIAALIDRFLIANNIA; from the coding sequence ATGACACAGTCAACAACATTGCCGGTTACAAAGGGCATTGATATCAACCAGGTGCAGTATAAAACGCTGACCATTGAAGGACAGGAGATATTTTACCGTGAAGCAGGATCGCCGGACAAGCCTACGCTCTTACTGTTACATGGATATCCGACCTCTTCTCTTATGTTCCGCAACCTGATGATTGCCCTGGGAGAAAAGTATCACCTCGTAGCGCCGGACTATCCCGGTTTTGGTAACAGCAGCATGCCGCTGGTGGATGAGTTTGAATATACTTTCGACCATATGGCCGATATAGTGGATCAGTTTATTGTGGCCAAAGGGCTGGAAAAATACAGTATCTACCTGATGGACTATGGTGCACCCGTTGGCTATCGTATTGCGGCCAGACACCCCGAAAAAGTACAGGCATTGCTGGTGCAGAATGGCAATGCATACGAGGAGGGTCTGTCTCCTTTCTGGGAACCAATAAAAGCGTTCTGGGCCGACCCTGAAAATGAAGAAAAGAGAAAAGTGGTAGCCAGTATGCTTTCCTTAGAAGGTACCAAATGGCAGTACCTGACAGGTGTAAGAGACACCAGCAGGATCAGTCCTGATACCTGGGTACATGACCAGAGTAAGTTGGACCGTCCGGGTAACGCGGATATACAAATGGCGATGTTTTATTCCTACCGGACAAACCTGGGCCGTTACCCTGAATGGCATAACTACTTCCGTACATATCAGCCGCCAACCCTGATCACCTGGGGAGGAAACGACGAAATATTTCCTGCCAGCGGTGCAAAGGCTTATCTGAAAGATCTTCCCAATGCGGAGCTGCATATACTGGATACAGGTCACTTTGCTTTGGAAGAAGATGGAACAAAGATCGCTGCGTTGATAGACCGTTTTCTGATTGCAAATAATATTGCATAA
- a CDS encoding TetR/AcrR family transcriptional regulator, with protein sequence MAGRPKIFDEQEVVEKAVNVFWTKGYETASADELLEAMGIGKGSFYLAFKGGKKELYEKSLRLYAERFNRQLLHDISVSKDPVQLIKDFFMALADDPKSKQMKGCYIGNALVQLSDGDADTKLIAAELLGTAEDIFTDVIRKAQVEKKMKNKAKPEVLGKYLINLWNGVNVTRRSNPDYAHLREVLEMSLQVLH encoded by the coding sequence ATGGCAGGGAGACCGAAAATATTTGACGAGCAGGAAGTAGTGGAAAAAGCGGTGAACGTATTCTGGACGAAGGGATATGAGACTGCTTCTGCAGATGAATTGCTGGAAGCTATGGGAATTGGTAAGGGAAGCTTCTACCTGGCATTTAAGGGCGGGAAGAAGGAACTGTATGAGAAATCATTAAGGCTATATGCTGAGCGTTTTAACAGGCAATTACTGCACGATATATCTGTCAGCAAAGATCCTGTTCAGCTGATCAAAGACTTCTTTATGGCCCTTGCAGATGACCCTAAAAGCAAGCAGATGAAAGGCTGTTATATAGGGAATGCACTGGTACAGTTATCGGATGGAGACGCGGACACCAAATTGATTGCGGCGGAGCTGCTGGGAACAGCAGAAGATATATTTACGGATGTGATCAGAAAAGCGCAGGTGGAAAAGAAAATGAAGAATAAAGCGAAGCCCGAGGTACTGGGGAAATACCTGATCAATCTCTGGAATGGCGTGAATGTAACCAGGAGAAGTAATCCGGATTATGCACATCTCAGGGAAGTGCTGGAGATGAGTCTGCAGGTGCTCCATTAA